A segment of the Bdellovibrionota bacterium genome:
CGCACGTTTCACGATCTTCATTATAATTCATATCAATGAACAAGAGCACGATTGAGAAAGTCGTGAGAATTCTCATTGAGGAAGAGGGGGGAGACTGGGTACTTCTCGGGGGTTCTCTCGCGCGTCTTGAGTTCGGCGGCCGACGAGCGACCCTGGACATTGAATTGTTCAGTTGTGATGGCAAGCCCGAAAGCCGGCTCCAATTGCTTCGAACGGCCGAGAAAGTGGGCCTTCCGGTTGAAGCTTTGAATTCGGCTGCGGATTTTTTTCTATATCGGGTGCCGAAGTGGAAAGAGGAGCTGATTCTCGTGCGTAAAGGACGCCGTGGGAGGCTTTATCGGCCCTCGAAAACTCTCTTTTGCGCCCTGAAACTTTCCCGCGGCACAGACGCCGATATCGAGGATTGTGAGGTGGCGCTGCGGGCTCCAGGGGCGGATGTCGTTGAACCTCGAAAGTTAAAGAATTGGCTGGCGCGCCTGAAGGTCAAATTGAATGCCCCCGCGATGAAATTCCTTTCGAAAATGTGCAAACAAGAAGACTGAGGCTGCACGTTCTTGCCGCTTCATTTTGATCTTAGCGCCCCAATGTGAATAATCGGGGCTCGTTAGCTGTATTCGTTCCCTATCTTTGTTAGAATGAGTCCCCGGATGCCGCACTCCGACCGTTATCTCCTTTTCATCGAATATTTCAACAAGCGAAAATATATGTCGGCTCAGTCGACGCTGGGGGAGGAGTGGCTCGACGAGGCCGGGGCCGACAAGAACTTTTACAGCGGCCTCATCCAGGCGGCCGTTGCGCTTTATCATCTGACCAGCGACGACCCGTCGATGGCGATCAAAACGTATCAGAAAGCCCGTGATCTTCTAGCGCCCTACGGTGACCGTCACCTGGGAATCGATTTGAAAAGACTTCTGGTGGAGTTCAAGGCGCTTTTTACGGAAAAGGTGAAACCGGACGCGTCGCCGGAGGTCACTTACACGAGGTTTTTGCCGAAGATCGCGTTTGACCCGACCGGCGGCGGATGAATCTAAGGAAGCGAACTGGGCAGGGGGTCGCTCTCTCGCTTGCGGGGATTGCCGTCTCTTTTCTCTGTTCGTGCGCCGGGAAAGCTCCTCAAAAAATTCATGCCGAGCTCCAAGAGGTCGTAAAGGGATTTCAGGAACTTCGAATGTCGATGGAAAAAGAAGGTCTGACGGCCGCGGAGTTGACGCCCTTTGATCCGTCCGTCCTTTCGTTTCGAGATGACGCCGTAAAGGCCAAGATGTTGAGCATCGTTCGGCCGATGAAAAAACGGAGCATCAGCATGATGGATGTCGTGCACGCCCGCAGATTTATC
Coding sequences within it:
- a CDS encoding DUF309 domain-containing protein codes for the protein MSPRMPHSDRYLLFIEYFNKRKYMSAQSTLGEEWLDEAGADKNFYSGLIQAAVALYHLTSDDPSMAIKTYQKARDLLAPYGDRHLGIDLKRLLVEFKALFTEKVKPDASPEVTYTRFLPKIAFDPTGGG